From Oryza sativa Japonica Group chromosome 4, ASM3414082v1, one genomic window encodes:
- the LOC9267704 gene encoding uncharacterized protein — translation MLLQILHDAQRYSAFRKGLAMIDICQLKNDPEEVLKWLKFSTGWSVLHNSELRIGLKRHMDLLKEHEGNKMNPLSMPEDENLVLEKINAELCSELEKMIGTFDWALMSQYYYKARFSNFARQCAIQARASGVILVKQALPIRETWKEQKQSTSPKVSKLSLEDCLGSLRRPLRRINEQFGRGAARGKPWLLAAFASIATAATVGMSSTR, via the exons ATGCTTCTACAGATATTGCATGATGCTCAGAGATATTCTGCATTCCGGAAAGGTCTTGCAATGATTGACATTTGTCAG CTGAAAAATGATCCTGAAGAAGTACTAAAATGGCTCAAATTTTCAACTGGATGGTCTGTGCTGCACAATAGTGAGCTAAGAATTGGTTTAAAG AGGCACATGGACCTTCTGAAGGAACACGAGGGGAATAAAATGAACCCATTGTCCATGCCTGAG GATGAAAATTTAGTTTTGGAGAAGATAAATGCAGAGCTGTGTTCAGAATTGGAGAAAATGATAGGTACCTTTGACTGG GCACTTATGAGTCAGTATTACTACAAGGCGAGATTTAGCAACTTTGCAAGACAATGTGCTATTCAAGCAAGAGCGAGTGGAGTTATTCTTGTTAAGCAG GCTCTACCTATACGAGAAACTTGGAAGGAACAGAAACAATCCACAAGTCCAAAAGTGTCAAAGTTGTCGCTCGAGGATTGCTTAGGCTCACTACGTCGCCCACTACGTAGAATAAATGAGCAATTTGGTAGAGGTGCTGCTCGTGGTAAGCCGTGGCTACTTGCTGCTTTTGCTTCAATCGCAACGGCTGCAACAGTTGGCATGTCCAGCACACGCTAG